The following are from one region of the Desulfobacterales bacterium genome:
- a CDS encoding 4Fe-4S dicluster domain-containing protein, producing MAILEYHSNSDVFTNEVIIKSNQNLNLCYQCRKCAAGCTVADETDYFTPDRLIRAILLGDKSTSLNNKLVWKCVSCYTCGTRCPNDIQTGKITETLKKMSKEAHIEPLIPEVYYFHDSFLKSIRRWGRINEMEFMGSYELKNLFGRLKQKDLKPIVNELIQQAKLALSMLKLKRLHFSFEKINDRYLIRRLFRKAKDKK from the coding sequence ATGGCTATCCTTGAATATCACTCAAATAGTGATGTTTTCACTAATGAAGTTATTATTAAGTCCAATCAAAATTTAAATCTTTGTTACCAATGCAGAAAATGTGCCGCTGGCTGTACTGTAGCCGATGAAACCGACTATTTTACTCCCGATCGTTTGATAAGAGCCATACTGCTTGGCGATAAATCTACTTCCTTAAACAATAAATTAGTCTGGAAATGTGTATCTTGTTACACATGCGGAACAAGATGCCCAAATGACATTCAAACAGGTAAAATAACAGAAACCTTAAAAAAAATGTCAAAAGAAGCTCATATAGAGCCTTTAATCCCTGAAGTTTATTATTTTCATGATTCATTTTTAAAAAGTATAAGACGATGGGGAAGAATCAATGAAATGGAATTTATGGGGTCATATGAGCTTAAAAATTTATTTGGAAGACTAAAGCAAAAAGACTTAAAGCCTATAGTGAATGAGCTTATTCAGCAGGCTAAACTTGCTTTATCAATGCTTAAACTAAAAAGGCTTCATTTTTCTTTTGAAAAAATTAACGACCGTTATCTTATTCGGCGTTTATTCCGAAAGGCTAAAGATAAGAAATAA
- a CDS encoding response regulator, translating into MNKKRILVVDDEPDLADIVKKNLEKEGYEVELAYDGEEALQKIRKNPPDGIVLDVMMPEKDGYAVCAEIKKDTSLSEIPIVMLTAVASHVSSTRYSHYDGISMDADDYIPKGPDSTKEIVEAIKRLV; encoded by the coding sequence ATGAATAAAAAAAGAATACTTGTAGTTGATGATGAGCCTGATTTGGCTGACATTGTGAAAAAAAACTTAGAAAAAGAAGGATATGAAGTTGAGCTTGCTTATGATGGAGAAGAAGCTTTACAAAAAATAAGAAAAAATCCTCCAGACGGAATAGTTCTTGACGTTATGATGCCTGAAAAGGACGGATACGCAGTATGCGCTGAAATAAAAAAGGATACAAGTCTTTCAGAAATACCAATAGTTATGCTGACGGCTGTAGCTTCCCATGTTTCATCAACAAGATATTCCCATTATGACGGCATTAGCATGGATGCTGACGATTATATTCCAAAAGGGCCTGATTCAACAAAAGAGATAGTTGAAGCAATAAAAAGATTAGTTTAA
- a CDS encoding DUF3336 domain-containing protein: MKKTIKKCKHILKTSESYLEWLEAALNLDYLEKKEAWKNKKESKYYDYKLIEKRLEYFRTCLSEKNIKGLTYALREDLHHNLNNLGNYNLYSKTYVGTKKLIEEYVNEVSSILEYLCDNEFDDLPFPLKIQFFEETAHSFGRSALLLSGGASFGLYHVGVIKALWEHGLLPRVISGSSMGAVVAAAAGIYEDINKMFDPSNLYMTMLERMPIIDMIKQRALLKSSQIEYFLRENLGEFTFEEAFRKTGMIINITASPATENRTPVLFNYINFPHVLVWSAVLASCSIPGLFPPSVIMMKDYRGNAIPYMESLKWIDGTLTSDIPMKRLAELYNVNHFIVSQTNPHIAPFMSENKNQVFDSIQSVIKSETSYIASKFMKAISMAIPEKRAKLLADDISQVLSQPYSGDITIIMKLPAKQYFYLLTNPTLETYKQFVLGGEKATWPKMTTIYTQTKIGQTLEACVLKLERRRRKYYAGSIKTI; the protein is encoded by the coding sequence ATGAAGAAAACTATAAAAAAATGTAAACATATTTTAAAAACTTCTGAATCTTATCTTGAATGGCTTGAAGCGGCTCTTAACCTTGATTACCTTGAAAAAAAGGAAGCTTGGAAAAATAAAAAAGAATCTAAGTATTATGACTACAAATTAATTGAAAAACGATTAGAATACTTTCGTACCTGTCTTTCTGAAAAAAATATCAAGGGACTTACCTACGCATTAAGGGAAGACCTTCATCATAATTTAAATAATCTTGGGAATTATAATCTTTATTCCAAAACCTATGTTGGAACAAAAAAGCTTATTGAAGAATATGTAAATGAAGTTTCATCAATCCTTGAATATCTTTGCGATAATGAATTTGATGACCTTCCGTTTCCTTTAAAAATTCAATTTTTTGAAGAAACTGCCCATAGTTTTGGCCGTTCAGCTCTTTTATTAAGCGGTGGGGCATCATTTGGTTTGTATCACGTAGGAGTTATAAAAGCACTATGGGAACATGGACTTCTTCCAAGGGTAATTTCAGGATCAAGTATGGGAGCTGTTGTTGCTGCGGCTGCAGGGATCTATGAAGATATAAACAAAATGTTCGACCCTTCCAATCTATATATGACAATGCTTGAAAGAATGCCCATTATTGATATGATTAAACAAAGGGCTCTACTTAAATCAAGCCAGATAGAATATTTTTTACGGGAAAACTTAGGAGAATTTACATTTGAAGAAGCATTCAGAAAAACAGGCATGATTATAAATATTACAGCTTCTCCTGCAACTGAAAACCGCACTCCTGTCCTTTTCAATTATATTAATTTTCCTCATGTTCTTGTTTGGAGCGCAGTTTTAGCGTCCTGCTCAATTCCTGGACTTTTTCCTCCATCTGTAATAATGATGAAAGATTATAGGGGAAATGCTATCCCATATATGGAATCTTTAAAATGGATAGATGGCACTTTGACAAGCGATATTCCAATGAAAAGACTGGCTGAACTCTATAATGTAAATCATTTTATTGTAAGCCAAACAAACCCACATATAGCTCCATTTATGTCTGAAAATAAAAACCAAGTATTTGATAGTATTCAATCTGTCATAAAATCAGAAACCAGCTATATAGCATCAAAATTTATGAAGGCCATATCTATGGCTATCCCTGAAAAAAGAGCAAAACTTTTAGCTGACGATATTTCTCAAGTTTTAAGCCAGCCTTATTCTGGAGACATAACTATAATTATGAAACTACCTGCTAAGCAATATTTTTATCTTTTAACAAATCCTACTTTAGAAACTTATAAACAATTTGTGCTTGGAGGAGAAAAAGCTACATGGCCAAAAATGACGACGATATATACCCAGACTAAAATCGGACAAACTCTCGAAGCCTGCGTTCTTAAACTTGAAAGAAGGCGAAGAAAATACTATGCCGGTTCCATTAAAACAATTTAA
- a CDS encoding MOSC domain-containing protein, whose amino-acid sequence MSGKIIAVNISDKKGVAKNPIPYGEFKENHGLIGDAHAGNWHRQVSLLGIESVKKLELKNKDGDCIGVFAENLTTEGMILYELAVGTKLKIGDTIQEITQIGKECHDGCAIKKQYGQCVLPKEGIFTKVLKGGIIKPGDEIQLLS is encoded by the coding sequence ATGTCTGGAAAAATAATTGCTGTAAATATAAGCGATAAAAAGGGAGTTGCTAAAAATCCTATTCCTTACGGCGAATTTAAAGAAAATCATGGTCTTATAGGCGATGCCCATGCAGGAAACTGGCATAGACAGGTGAGTCTTCTTGGAATTGAAAGCGTAAAAAAACTTGAATTAAAGAATAAAGACGGAGATTGTATTGGCGTATTTGCTGAAAATCTTACTACTGAAGGAATGATTCTTTATGAGTTGGCTGTTGGCACAAAGTTGAAAATAGGAGATACAATTCAAGAAATTACTCAAATCGGAAAAGAATGCCACGACGGCTGTGCAATAAAAAAACAATACGGACAATGCGTTCTTCCGAAAGAAGGAATATTTACTAAAGTGCTGAAAGGTGGAATAATTAAGCCTGGAGATGAAATACAACTACTTAGCTGA
- a CDS encoding carboxypeptidase regulatory-like domain-containing protein gives MKKRTFLGLFLILALALYGCNDIEGTVKDENCNPMSGVKVELTGGDGDTVNYWSTFTNGQGFYSFSGIESGTYTVKPANAAKGRTIKPELMGGAKSFNVKVKDANFPFDNIEQKGTVEHIVNLIQCQPEAGVVVTLKGEKLIRGVDINGEATEYGVEEVTKTATTDAAGQYKFTNLDYGDYQISCKYGTKTAKIRCPKPQDVDFGNCLF, from the coding sequence ATGAAAAAAAGAACATTTTTAGGTTTATTTTTAATTTTAGCTTTAGCGTTGTACGGTTGCAATGATATAGAAGGGACTGTAAAAGATGAAAATTGCAATCCAATGTCAGGCGTAAAGGTTGAACTTACTGGAGGAGATGGGGATACAGTGAATTATTGGTCAACTTTTACAAACGGCCAAGGTTTTTATTCCTTTAGTGGTATTGAATCTGGAACATATACTGTAAAACCAGCTAATGCCGCAAAAGGCCGAACAATTAAGCCTGAGCTTATGGGCGGAGCTAAAAGCTTTAATGTAAAAGTAAAAGATGCTAATTTTCCTTTTGATAATATTGAACAAAAGGGAACAGTTGAGCACATAGTTAATTTAATTCAATGCCAACCAGAAGCAGGTGTTGTTGTTACGCTTAAAGGTGAAAAGTTAATACGTGGAGTTGATATTAATGGAGAAGCAACAGAATACGGTGTTGAAGAAGTGACTAAAACCGCAACTACTGACGCTGCAGGCCAATATAAATTTACTAATCTTGATTACGGCGATTATCAAATTTCATGTAAATATGGAACAAAAACAGCAAAGATTCGATGTCCAAAACCACAAGATGTAGATTTTGGAAATTGCTTATTTTAA
- a CDS encoding NUDIX hydrolase, which translates to MKSNQLETPIISVDIVIFVISNKKLFVLTCKRTNDPFIGAPALPGTAIKIDETLEAASKRALKEKTKFSNKIIKSISLNQLATFDSLYRDPRGRTISVVYMGIYPEAPLNTDDILWIDAFDQPSGSMPFDHNLILNTAVSRLSGKLRYTTIAKSFLPENFRIEELQEIYETILRRPLNKSNFRNKLIKIGIIEQVSILSNAVGKQGGRPPHIYKFSDKNIIERDFI; encoded by the coding sequence ATGAAATCAAATCAACTGGAAACACCTATAATTTCTGTAGATATAGTAATATTTGTAATTAGCAATAAAAAATTATTTGTATTAACTTGTAAAAGGACAAATGATCCATTTATAGGAGCGCCCGCTTTGCCAGGAACGGCTATTAAAATTGATGAAACACTTGAAGCCGCATCAAAAAGAGCTTTAAAAGAAAAAACAAAATTTTCTAATAAAATTATAAAAAGTATTTCCCTTAATCAACTTGCAACTTTTGATTCCCTTTATAGGGATCCTCGAGGCAGAACAATAAGCGTTGTTTACATGGGAATTTATCCCGAGGCTCCGCTTAATACTGACGATATCCTATGGATAGATGCTTTTGATCAACCCTCAGGATCAATGCCATTTGATCATAATTTAATATTAAATACAGCCGTATCACGACTATCTGGTAAGCTTCGATATACAACAATTGCAAAAAGTTTTTTACCTGAAAATTTTCGGATAGAAGAACTCCAAGAAATATATGAAACCATATTACGCCGTCCTTTAAATAAATCTAATTTTCGTAACAAACTAATTAAAATAGGGATAATAGAACAAGTAAGCATTTTAAGCAATGCTGTTGGAAAACAAGGTGGACGGCCTCCTCATATCTATAAATTTAGCGATAAAAATATTATTGAACGGGATTTTATATAG
- the fusA gene encoding elongation factor G → MRELVEKIRNVALVAHGGAGKTSLSEVMLFNAGSINRIGRVEDGNTVMDFEPEEIRRRTSISTAFNQFDHKKHTIHIMDTPGEQNFFSDTQACMKAADGAILLIDAVDGVKVQSEMAWEKAEEYNLPCAIFINKIDRERADFFTRVKDAQKILNNPKPLIIQLPIGNEADFKGIVDLVSLKAYTYDDNGKNTACEIPSGMKDEVEEARSEFIEGVAEADDSLLEKYLEGEILTDEEIHGALKKGILSRIFAPVLCGAVSKNIGIDLLCDFIVNCMPSPIDKGAIKAIETSTGNEIEINPDSDAPFSAFVFKTIADPYAGRLSIFRVVSGKLSSDGNFYNVNKDTKERFTQLLRITGKEQKTISEALPGSIAAVAKLKETTTGDTICAESKKVKFKCADPLPPIISFALKPKTKGEEDKIYISLSKILEEDNSLKIERNSETKEILLLGIGRVHIESTIEKLKRKFNVEVLLEPPKVPYRETIKKKARAQGRHKKQSGGRGQFGDCWIDMEPLPKGEGFQFVDAVVGGVIPNQYIPAVEKGIREACEKGVIAGYPFVDFQVTLNDGSYHSVDSSEMAFKIAGSLAFKKAAADANPILLEPVMKVTIITPDEFMGDIMGDLTSRRGRVLGMDTKGKKQVINAQVPMSEFLTYAPDLRSITGGRGTFSMEFSHYDEVPSHLAEKIIEQAKKNKEE, encoded by the coding sequence ATGAGAGAACTTGTGGAAAAAATAAGAAATGTAGCACTTGTTGCCCATGGCGGTGCAGGAAAGACTTCCCTTTCCGAAGTTATGCTTTTTAATGCTGGTTCTATAAATCGAATAGGAAGAGTAGAAGACGGTAATACTGTAATGGATTTTGAACCTGAAGAAATTAGACGTAGAACAAGTATTAGCACAGCGTTTAATCAATTTGATCATAAAAAGCATACAATTCACATTATGGATACTCCTGGAGAACAAAACTTCTTTTCAGATACTCAAGCGTGTATGAAAGCAGCCGACGGAGCAATCCTCTTAATTGATGCAGTAGACGGCGTCAAAGTTCAAAGTGAAATGGCATGGGAAAAAGCCGAAGAATATAATTTACCCTGTGCGATCTTTATCAATAAAATTGATAGAGAAAGAGCAGATTTTTTTACAAGGGTAAAGGATGCTCAAAAAATTTTAAATAATCCAAAGCCTTTAATAATTCAACTTCCAATAGGAAATGAAGCTGATTTCAAGGGGATAGTAGATTTAGTTTCCCTTAAAGCTTATACTTATGATGACAATGGTAAAAACACTGCATGTGAAATACCTTCTGGTATGAAAGATGAAGTTGAAGAAGCGAGAAGCGAATTTATAGAAGGAGTCGCTGAAGCCGATGATTCTTTGCTTGAAAAATATCTTGAAGGAGAAATTTTAACTGATGAAGAAATTCATGGCGCCCTTAAAAAAGGAATTTTATCAAGAATTTTTGCGCCTGTTCTTTGTGGAGCTGTTAGCAAAAATATAGGTATCGATCTTTTATGCGATTTTATAGTTAACTGTATGCCTTCACCAATTGATAAAGGAGCTATAAAGGCCATAGAAACATCTACAGGAAATGAGATAGAAATAAATCCTGATTCAGATGCTCCATTTTCAGCCTTTGTTTTCAAAACTATTGCTGACCCTTATGCTGGAAGGCTTTCTATTTTTCGAGTAGTTTCTGGAAAACTTAGTTCTGATGGAAACTTCTACAATGTAAATAAAGATACAAAGGAAAGATTTACTCAGTTACTTAGAATTACTGGCAAAGAACAAAAAACAATTTCAGAAGCTCTGCCAGGAAGTATTGCCGCTGTAGCTAAACTTAAAGAAACAACCACAGGTGATACAATCTGCGCTGAATCAAAAAAAGTTAAATTTAAATGTGCTGACCCATTACCTCCAATTATATCATTTGCTCTAAAACCTAAAACAAAAGGTGAAGAAGATAAAATTTATATATCTCTTTCCAAAATACTTGAAGAAGATAATTCTTTAAAAATTGAGAGAAACAGTGAAACAAAAGAAATTCTTTTATTAGGAATTGGACGGGTTCATATTGAATCCACTATAGAAAAGCTTAAACGCAAATTCAACGTAGAAGTTCTGCTTGAGCCACCTAAAGTTCCTTATCGAGAAACAATTAAGAAAAAAGCAAGAGCGCAAGGTCGACATAAGAAACAGTCTGGTGGACGAGGCCAATTTGGAGATTGCTGGATTGATATGGAACCGCTACCAAAGGGAGAAGGTTTCCAATTTGTTGATGCAGTAGTCGGAGGTGTAATTCCAAATCAGTATATACCTGCTGTAGAAAAAGGAATACGTGAAGCCTGTGAAAAAGGTGTAATTGCTGGTTATCCATTCGTTGATTTTCAAGTTACTTTAAACGACGGTTCTTATCATTCTGTTGATTCTTCAGAAATGGCTTTTAAAATTGCGGGTTCTCTTGCATTTAAAAAAGCGGCAGCTGATGCAAATCCTATATTGTTAGAGCCAGTAATGAAAGTTACAATAATTACTCCTGACGAATTTATGGGAGATATTATGGGAGACTTGACATCAAGAAGAGGACGAGTCCTTGGAATGGATACTAAAGGCAAAAAGCAGGTAATTAATGCTCAAGTTCCAATGTCAGAATTTTTAACGTATGCGCCTGATTTAAGGTCAATCACCGGTGGAAGAGGAACTTTTTCAATGGAATTTTCCCATTATGATGAAGTCCCATCCCATTTAGCTGAAAAAATTATTGAGCAGGCTAAGAAAAATAAAGAAGAATAA
- a CDS encoding TlyA family RNA methyltransferase, with protein MINSKKKRLDVFIVEKGLVETREKAKALIMSGNVLVDNFPIDKPGYFVKPDSNIIIKETIPYVSRGGLKLESAIKHFQINPSGLICLDVGASTGGFTDCLIQHEAKQVFAVDVGYGQIAWKLRQDNRVVTIERTNARYMDPSVLPYPIDLITIDVSFISLKIIVPAVEKFLKQNGSILALIKPQFEVGKGKVGKGGIVRDKTLHDEVIEDLSNFFKNERNLDIVGIMPSPIIGAKGNQEFIINLKKLNP; from the coding sequence ATGATTAATTCAAAAAAGAAAAGACTTGACGTTTTTATCGTAGAAAAAGGCCTTGTTGAAACAAGAGAAAAGGCTAAAGCCCTAATTATGTCTGGAAATGTATTGGTAGATAATTTTCCTATTGATAAGCCAGGCTATTTTGTAAAACCAGATTCAAATATAATAATAAAAGAAACTATCCCCTATGTTAGTAGAGGCGGTTTAAAACTTGAATCGGCTATAAAACATTTTCAAATAAATCCTTCTGGGCTTATTTGTCTTGATGTTGGAGCTTCAACTGGAGGATTTACAGATTGTCTTATTCAGCATGAAGCAAAGCAAGTTTTTGCTGTTGATGTAGGCTATGGACAAATTGCATGGAAGCTAAGACAGGATAATCGTGTCGTAACAATAGAAAGAACTAATGCAAGATACATGGATCCTTCAGTTCTGCCTTATCCTATTGACTTAATAACTATTGATGTTTCTTTTATTTCATTAAAAATTATAGTTCCTGCTGTTGAAAAATTTTTAAAACAAAATGGCAGTATTCTTGCTCTTATAAAACCTCAATTTGAAGTTGGAAAAGGAAAGGTTGGAAAAGGCGGAATTGTAAGAGATAAAACCCTGCACGATGAAGTCATAGAAGATTTATCGAATTTTTTTAAAAATGAAAGAAATCTGGATATTGTAGGTATTATGCCGTCTCCAATTATTGGAGCTAAAGGCAACCAAGAATTTATTATAAATTTAAAAAAATTAAACCCTTGA
- the moaA gene encoding GTP 3',8-cyclase MoaA translates to MKDSYNRSINYLRISVTDFCNLKCKYCMPEAGIKKIKHEEILTFEEIEFISKILINFGINKIRLTGGEPLIRKNIISLITKIKNLNGIKDLSLTTNGILLEKYALELKNAGVNRINISLDTLKDDKYQYITRGGNIKDVFNGIAAAKKLGFYPIKINVVLIKGFNDDEICDLVNLTKDDDIDVRFIELMPFGKSAFFSENHFISNKIVLEKVKDLKLIDNQDISSSAVYYKSEGYKGRVGLINPVSHKFCNTCNRIRLTANGRLRMCLHSDSYIDLKTPLRQGKDIIPIILEGVKTKPKENTFYETSSVKSNMSQIGG, encoded by the coding sequence ATGAAGGATTCGTATAATAGATCTATAAATTATTTAAGAATTTCCGTGACTGATTTTTGTAATCTGAAATGCAAATACTGTATGCCCGAAGCAGGTATAAAAAAAATAAAGCATGAAGAAATTCTTACATTTGAAGAAATAGAATTTATTTCAAAAATATTAATAAATTTTGGTATCAATAAAATAAGGCTTACAGGAGGAGAACCCCTTATACGAAAAAATATTATTTCTTTAATAACAAAAATAAAAAATTTAAATGGAATAAAAGATTTATCTTTAACTACAAACGGAATTTTGCTTGAAAAATACGCATTAGAGCTTAAAAATGCTGGAGTTAACCGTATTAATATAAGCTTAGATACTTTAAAAGATGATAAATATCAATATATTACAAGAGGAGGAAATATCAAAGATGTATTTAATGGTATTGCTGCTGCTAAAAAACTTGGTTTCTATCCGATAAAAATTAATGTGGTATTAATAAAAGGATTTAATGATGATGAAATTTGTGATTTAGTTAATCTTACTAAAGATGATGATATTGATGTTCGCTTTATTGAATTAATGCCTTTTGGGAAGTCTGCATTTTTTTCAGAAAATCATTTTATTTCGAATAAAATAGTTTTAGAAAAGGTAAAGGATTTAAAGCTAATTGATAACCAAGATATTTCATCATCAGCTGTTTATTATAAATCTGAAGGATATAAGGGCAGGGTAGGGCTCATTAATCCTGTTTCCCATAAATTTTGTAATACATGCAATAGAATACGTTTAACTGCAAATGGAAGGCTTAGAATGTGTCTTCACTCTGATTCTTATATTGATTTAAAAACACCTTTACGACAGGGAAAAGACATAATACCTATAATCCTTGAAGGTGTGAAAACAAAACCTAAAGAAAACACTTTTTATGAAACTTCTTCTGTAAAATCTAATATGTCACAAATAGGAGGATAA
- a CDS encoding DUF3795 domain-containing protein: MAPCGLYCGVCGIYIANRDGNEKFKKIMGNLYGTKPEDTTCHGCMQNDLSKKLYIYCQGCEIRKCVNYPAHKGRA, from the coding sequence ATGGCTCCATGCGGGCTATATTGCGGTGTCTGTGGTATTTATATCGCAAATAGAGATGGAAACGAAAAATTTAAAAAAATTATGGGTAATCTTTATGGAACAAAGCCAGAAGACACTACATGTCATGGATGTATGCAAAATGACCTTTCAAAAAAGCTTTATATATACTGCCAAGGTTGTGAAATACGAAAATGTGTCAATTACCCCGCCCACAAGGGGAGGGCTTGA
- a CDS encoding penicillin-binding protein 1A, translating into MKKIIILSIIGGIITGVSIGIFLAVTKDLPQIQALEDFTPPLITKIYSRDNDVLAELYTQKRYRVKLNDMPTYLKKGLLAIEDRNFYEHSGLDLRGIARAIIKDIISLKLVEGASTLTQQLAKTIFLSNKKSFVRKLKEAVLSIQIERRYTKNEILELYLNQVYFGCGAYGVESASKIFFGKSVKELTLAECALLAGMPQSPSRYCPYNNKELALNRRNIVLSQMLKYKVIKKNEYEDALSEPIFLSNTFISKVNAPYFIDYIKNELEDVIGYDLLYKGGLSIYTTLSFDLQKIAEDSIASNLEALDKRTAVSNAQAALIAIDVKTGEILSMVGGRNYSKSKFNRALSAKRQPGSAFKPILYAYAVEKDMPQNMLILDAPVAFKGSRKGEYWTPENFSKSFSGEITLRYALAYSKNIPAVRLLDMLGVSPVIEFAHNLGIESQLNPTLSLALGTSEVTLMELTSAYAVFPNGGQKIKPFGIIEVKDKEGNLLLAEKLEKKIVMSKIGASIITNMLEGVVQEGTGKRSSYLSSPLGGKTGTTDNYKDALFIGFSPSVAVGVWVGRDDSTPIGKGETGAKAALPIWIAFMEKAIEKSGLMYFDIPDGVVNVKIDPITGKRSFEIDSVDALFKKGTEPN; encoded by the coding sequence ATGAAAAAAATTATAATTTTATCTATAATCGGAGGAATAATCACTGGAGTGAGTATAGGAATATTCCTTGCTGTAACTAAAGATTTACCCCAAATTCAAGCATTGGAAGATTTTACACCCCCTTTAATAACAAAAATTTATTCAAGGGATAATGATGTTCTTGCCGAGCTTTACACCCAAAAAAGATATAGAGTAAAACTCAATGATATGCCTACATATCTCAAAAAAGGACTTCTCGCAATTGAGGATAGAAATTTTTATGAACATAGCGGCCTTGATTTAAGAGGAATCGCAAGAGCTATCATTAAAGACATTATATCATTGAAATTAGTTGAAGGGGCGAGTACTCTCACTCAACAGCTCGCAAAAACGATATTTCTTTCGAACAAAAAAAGTTTTGTTCGAAAATTAAAAGAAGCGGTTTTATCAATACAGATAGAAAGACGTTATACAAAAAATGAAATTTTAGAATTATATCTGAATCAAGTATATTTTGGATGTGGTGCCTATGGAGTAGAATCAGCTTCAAAAATTTTTTTTGGTAAATCAGTTAAGGAACTAACATTAGCTGAATGCGCTCTATTAGCTGGAATGCCTCAGTCTCCATCTCGATATTGTCCTTATAATAATAAAGAACTCGCCCTAAACCGTAGAAACATAGTTTTAAGCCAAATGCTTAAATATAAAGTAATAAAAAAGAATGAATATGAGGATGCTTTAAGTGAACCAATATTTTTATCTAACACATTTATCAGCAAAGTAAATGCACCATATTTTATTGATTATATAAAAAATGAGCTCGAAGATGTAATAGGCTATGACTTGCTTTATAAAGGCGGTCTTTCAATTTATACAACCCTTTCATTTGATCTTCAAAAAATTGCTGAAGATTCTATAGCTTCGAATCTTGAAGCTTTAGATAAAAGAACAGCTGTTTCTAATGCTCAGGCAGCTCTTATAGCAATTGACGTAAAAACAGGAGAAATCCTTTCAATGGTAGGGGGAAGGAATTATTCCAAAAGTAAATTCAATAGAGCTTTAAGTGCAAAAAGACAGCCAGGTTCTGCGTTTAAGCCTATATTATATGCTTATGCTGTTGAAAAAGATATGCCTCAAAATATGTTAATACTTGATGCTCCAGTGGCTTTTAAAGGCAGTAGAAAAGGTGAATATTGGACTCCAGAAAATTTTTCAAAATCTTTTTCTGGTGAAATAACTTTACGTTATGCTTTGGCTTATTCAAAAAATATTCCTGCGGTAAGACTTCTTGATATGTTAGGAGTATCTCCTGTGATTGAGTTTGCCCATAATTTAGGTATTGAATCCCAGTTAAATCCAACTTTATCTTTAGCCCTTGGAACATCCGAAGTAACATTAATGGAACTAACTAGCGCTTATGCGGTTTTTCCAAATGGCGGTCAAAAAATAAAACCTTTTGGGATTATTGAAGTTAAAGATAAAGAAGGAAACCTTCTTTTGGCTGAAAAACTTGAAAAAAAAATAGTTATGTCAAAAATTGGAGCTTCAATTATAACAAACATGTTAGAAGGGGTAGTGCAGGAAGGAACAGGGAAACGATCTTCATACTTGAGTAGCCCTTTAGGCGGTAAAACAGGCACTACAGATAATTATAAAGATGCTCTTTTTATAGGTTTCTCACCATCTGTAGCCGTTGGAGTATGGGTAGGCAGAGATGATTCAACTCCTATTGGTAAAGGAGAAACAGGGGCCAAAGCAGCCCTTCCTATATGGATAGCCTTTATGGAGAAGGCTATAGAAAAAAGTGGTTTAATGTATTTTGATATTCCTGACGGAGTTGTAAATGTAAAGATTGACCCTATAACAGGTAAACGTTCTTTTGAAATCGATTCTGTTGATGCTTTGTTTAAAAAAGGAACAGAGCCCAATTAA